Proteins encoded in a region of the Cheilinus undulatus linkage group 8, ASM1832078v1, whole genome shotgun sequence genome:
- the LOC121514215 gene encoding mucin-2-like, translating to MSSGSCLPWRSVIQDWNHHQCSSLDSASPPSNISHPSNITPSSNITPSSNITLSSNITPPSNITPASNITPPSNITPPSNITPSSNITLSSNITPPSDITPPSDITPPSDITPPSNITPPSNITPPSNITPPSNITPPSNITPPSNITPASNITPASNITPSSNITPASNITPPSNITPPSNITPPSNITPSSNISPPSNITPSSNISPPSNITLSSNITPPSNIIPSSNITPPSNITPPSNITPPLNITPSSNITPPLNITPSSNISPPSNISPPSNITPSSNITPPSNITPPSNITPSSNITPPSNITPSSNITPPSNITPPSNITPPSNITPPSNITPASNITPASNISPTSNITLSSNITPPSNITPSSNITPPSNITPPSNITKPSNITPPSNITPVSNITPPSYITPSSNISPTSNITPSSNISPPSNITPSSNITPPSNITPSSNITPPSNITPASNITPPSNITPASNITPASNITPASNISPPSNITPASNITLSSNITPPSNITPSSNITPPSNITPSSNITPPSNITPSSNITPPSITPRSNITPPSNITPPSNITPPSNITPPSNITKPSNITPPSNITPSTIQHHSIIQHHSTVQHHSIIQHHSTIQHHSSIQHHSTIQHHSSIQHHSSIQHNSSIQHQSTIQHNSSIQHHSTIQHHSIIQHHSTIQHHSIIQHHSTIQHHSIIQHHSTIQHHSTIRINSTIQHHSTSNITPPSNITPPSNITPPSNITPSSNITPPSNITPSSNITPPSNITPPSALTPPSNITPPSNITPPSNITPPSNITPPSNITPPSNIGPPWLMLQMLFPVLLEDQLIYRLFSHFEASYLVGLASTFVAEPL from the exons atgtcgTCAGGAAG CTGTTTACCATGGAGGTCAGTGATTCAAGACTGGAACCACCATCAGTGCAGCTCTTTAGACTCAGCTAGTCCACCATCCAACATCAGTCATCCATCCAACATAACTCCATCATCCAACATCACTCCATCATCCAACATCACTCTATCATCCAACATCACTCCACCATCCAACATCACTCCAGCATCCAACATCACTCCACCATCCAACATCACTCCACCATCCAACATCACTCCATCATCCAACATCACTCTATCATCCAACATCACTCCACCATCCGACATCACTCCACCATCCGACATCACTCCACCATCCGACATCACTCCACCATCCAACATAACTCCACCATCCAACATCACTCCACCATCCAACATCACTCCACCATCCAACATCACTCCACCATCTAACATCACTCCACCATCCAACATCACTCCAGCATCCAACATCACTCCAGCATCCAACATCACTCCATCATCCAACATCACTCCAGCATCCAACATCACTCCACCATCCAACATCACTCCACCATCCAACATCACTCCACCATCCAACATCACTccatcatccaacatcagtcCACCATCCAACATAACTccatcatccaacatcagtcCACCATCCAACATCACTCTATCATCCAACATCACTCCACCATCCAACATCATTCCATCATCCAACATCACTCCACCATCCAACATCACTCCACCGTCCAACATCACTCCACCGTTGAACATAACTCCATCATCCAACATCACTCCACCGTTGAACATAACTccatcatccaacatcagtcCACCATCCAACATCAGTCCACCATCCAACATAACTCCATCGTCCAACATCACTCCACCGTCCAACATCACTCCACCGTCCAACATAACTCCATCGTCCAACATCACTCCACCATCCAACATCACTCCATCATCCAACATCACTCCACCATCCAACATCACTCCACCATCCAACATCACTCCACCATCCAACATAACTCCACCATCCAACATAACTCCAGCATCCAACATAACTCCAGCATCCAACATCAGTCCAACATCCAACATCACTCTATCATCCAACATCACTCCACCATCCAACATCACTCCATCATCCAACATCACTCCACCATCCAACATCACTCCACCATCCAACATCACTAAACCGTCCAACATCACTCCACCGTCCAACATAACTCCAGTATCCAACATCACTCCACCATCTTACATCACTccatcatccaacatcagtcCTACATCCAACATAACTccatcatccaacatcagtcCACCATCCAACATCACTCCATCATCCAACATCACTCCACCATCCAACATCACTCCATCATCCAACATCACTCCACCATCCAACATCACTCCAGCATCCAACATCACTCCACCATCCAACATCACTCCAGCATCCAACATAACTCCAGCATCCAACATAACTCCAGCATCCAACATCAGTCCCCCATCCAACATAACTCCAGCATCCAACATTACTCTATCATCCAACATCACTCCACCATCCAACATCACTCCATCATCCAACATCACTCCACCATCCAACATCACTCCATCATCCAACATCACTCCACCATCCAACATCACTCCATCATCCAACATCACTCCACCATCCATTACTCCACGGTCCAACATCACTCCACCGTCCAACATCACTCCACCGTCCAACATCACTCCACCGTCCAACATCACTCCACCGTCCAACATCACTAAACCGTCCAACATCACTCCACCGTCCAACATAACTCCA tcCACCATCCAACATCACTCTATCATCCAACATCACTCCACCGTCCAACATCACTCCATCATCCAACATCACTCCACCATCCAACATCACTCCAGCATCCAACATCACTCCACCATCCAACATCACTCCAGCATCCAACATCACTCCAGCATCCAACATAACTCCAGCATCCAACATCAGTCCACCATCCAACATAACTCCAGCATCCAACATCACTCCACCATCCAACATCACTCCATCATCCAACATCACTCCACCATCCAACATCACTCCATCATCCAACATCACTCCACCATCCAACATCACTCCATCATCCAACATCACTCCACCATCCAACATCACTCCACCATCCGCATTAACTCCACCATCCAACATCACTCCACGTCCAACATCACTCCACCGTCCAACATCACTCCACCATCCAACATCACTCCACCATCCAACATCACTCCATCATCCAACATCACTCCACCATCCAACATCACTCCATCATCCAACATCACTCCACCATCCAACATCACTCCACCATCCGCATTAACTCCACCATCCAACATCACTCCACCGTCCAACATCACTCCACCGTCCAACATCACTCCACCATCCAACATCACTCCACCATCCAACATCACTCCACCATCCAACATCGGTCCACCATGGCTGATGTTGCAGATGTTATTTCCTGTTCTCCTGGAGGATCAGCTGATTTACagacttttttcacatttcgaGGCTTCTTACCTGGTGGGTTTGGCCTCAACATTTGTTGCAGAGCCGTTGTAA